A single region of the Massilia sp. erpn genome encodes:
- the yajC gene encoding preprotein translocase subunit YajC gives MFISNAYAQTAADSALGSNLTSFLPIILMFVVMYFLMIRPQQKRAKEQKAMMDALAKGDEVVTAGGLLGKVSKVSDVYVTLEVATGTDIVVQKSAITTLLPKGTLKGL, from the coding sequence GTGTTCATTTCCAACGCCTACGCTCAAACCGCCGCCGATTCGGCTCTGGGCAGCAATCTGACCAGCTTCCTGCCGATCATCCTGATGTTCGTCGTCATGTACTTCCTGATGATCCGTCCTCAGCAAAAACGCGCCAAGGAACAGAAAGCCATGATGGACGCGCTGGCCAAGGGCGATGAAGTGGTGACCGCCGGCGGCCTGCTGGGCAAAGTGTCCAAAGTGAGCGACGTCTACGTGACGCTGGAAGTGGCCACCGGCACCGACATCGTGGTGCAGAAGAGCGCCATCACCACGCTGCTGCCGAAAGGCACGCTGAAGGGTCTGTAA
- a CDS encoding HDOD domain-containing protein: protein MDRLDAFKSIAAQAGRGELAFPTNVAASVKLQQALSDPDCHTDTAAKLVQADPLLAARTVAIANSVAYNRSGNEIAGVRQAVQRLGVRTLQSLVAALIVRQLGSQIKDPGLQAMSRQLWEHTAHVAALAQVIARRVTHVDPDTAMFAGIVHEVGGFYMLSCADSDPAIMQGEPEEWVEHGEAQIGRGVLNKLVIPEAVMQAVEAMWDGLRALPPETLGDTLLLANDLAPIPSPLHSRPGATSPQAARTIDFAIGDGTLNAILTESAAEVHSLTKVLLL, encoded by the coding sequence ATGGACAGACTGGACGCCTTTAAAAGCATCGCCGCCCAAGCGGGCCGCGGAGAGCTTGCTTTCCCCACGAATGTGGCCGCCTCGGTCAAGCTGCAGCAAGCGCTGAGCGACCCGGATTGCCATACCGATACCGCGGCCAAGCTGGTGCAGGCCGATCCCCTATTGGCGGCGCGCACCGTCGCCATTGCCAATTCCGTCGCCTACAACCGCTCCGGCAACGAGATCGCCGGCGTGCGCCAGGCCGTGCAGCGCCTTGGCGTGCGTACCCTGCAATCGCTGGTGGCGGCCCTGATCGTGCGCCAGCTCGGCAGCCAGATCAAGGATCCCGGCTTGCAGGCGATGTCCCGGCAGCTGTGGGAGCATACGGCCCATGTGGCCGCGCTGGCCCAGGTGATCGCGCGCCGCGTCACCCATGTCGATCCCGATACAGCCATGTTCGCCGGCATCGTGCACGAGGTCGGCGGCTTCTACATGCTGTCCTGCGCCGACAGCGATCCCGCCATCATGCAGGGCGAGCCGGAAGAGTGGGTCGAGCACGGCGAAGCCCAGATCGGCCGTGGCGTACTGAACAAGCTGGTCATTCCGGAAGCCGTGATGCAGGCGGTGGAAGCGATGTGGGACGGCCTGCGCGCCCTGCCGCCGGAAACCCTGGGCGACACCCTGCTCCTGGCCAACGACCTGGCGCCCATCCCCTCGCCGCTGCACAGCCGCCCCGGCGCCACCTCGCCGCAAGCGGCGCGCACCATCGACTTCGCCATCGGCGACGGCACCCTGAATGCCATCCTGACCGAATCGGCGGCCGAGGTGCATTCGCTGACCAAGGTGTTGCTGCTGTAA
- a CDS encoding ORF6N domain-containing protein, with the protein MPVLIDEEENIAHAPDQDGICRRIILLREKKVLLDTDLAGLYEVSTKRFNEQVKRNLGRFPADFMFQRNADEYAVLRSQFATLKQGQHRKYLPYAFTEHGAIMAAMLMNSPRAISISVHVVRAFVQLRALAAPPVHPAKRPIGFVTPEDRTASP; encoded by the coding sequence ATGCCTGTCTTAATAGATGAAGAAGAAAATATCGCGCATGCCCCGGATCAGGACGGTATTTGCCGCCGCATTATTTTACTGCGTGAGAAAAAGGTATTGCTGGATACCGATCTGGCAGGCTTATATGAGGTATCGACCAAACGCTTCAATGAACAGGTCAAGCGCAATCTGGGGCGCTTTCCAGCCGACTTCATGTTCCAGCGTAATGCTGACGAGTACGCTGTTTTAAGGTCGCAATTTGCGACCTTAAAACAGGGGCAGCATCGTAAATATCTGCCTTATGCCTTCACCGAACATGGCGCGATCATGGCAGCCATGCTAATGAACAGTCCCCGCGCCATTAGCATCTCCGTGCATGTGGTACGCGCCTTCGTACAGCTGCGTGCACTGGCGGCACCACCCGTCCATCCTGCCAAGCGCCCTATTGGCTTCGTCACGCCAGAAGACAGGACTGCTTCTCCATAA
- a CDS encoding GlxA family transcriptional regulator — protein MPNSFANLSQLTQAGPVRVLLVNAGEAEALSWSALVQPLRLAQRLLPDGLQLEVCTLAEAARPLPEQHPGWQLALLVGEEGGRDPDPELCRAAIERCRQAAFWGAVGAGVLWLAEAGVVGGVRIALPWSLYADTEDVPSRAVLIPQLYVIDGRHLSCCGGAASLDFSLTLIEALFGAALQAEIKEALCVERVRGPEERQRVALQARFGALQPKLSEAVTLMETNIEEPLSTDDVANLVGLSRRQLERLFKQYLGSLPSRYYLELRLRRARQLLRETNHSIVQVGLMCGFSSGSHFSTAFGALFGNTPREERQRKLAAS, from the coding sequence GTGCCAAATTCATTCGCTAACCTCTCCCAGTTGACGCAGGCCGGCCCGGTGCGCGTGCTGCTGGTGAATGCGGGCGAGGCCGAAGCGCTGAGCTGGTCGGCCCTGGTGCAGCCCTTGCGGCTGGCGCAGCGTCTGCTGCCGGACGGCTTGCAGCTCGAGGTCTGCACGCTGGCCGAGGCAGCCCGGCCGCTGCCGGAACAGCACCCCGGCTGGCAGCTGGCCCTGCTGGTGGGCGAGGAGGGTGGGCGCGATCCTGATCCCGAACTGTGCCGTGCCGCCATCGAGCGCTGCCGCCAAGCCGCCTTCTGGGGCGCCGTCGGCGCCGGCGTGCTGTGGCTGGCCGAAGCGGGCGTGGTGGGCGGCGTGCGCATCGCGCTGCCCTGGTCGTTGTACGCCGATACCGAAGACGTGCCCAGCCGCGCCGTCCTCATCCCCCAGCTATATGTGATCGACGGCCGCCACCTGAGCTGCTGCGGCGGCGCCGCCAGCCTCGACTTCTCCCTGACCCTGATCGAAGCCCTGTTCGGCGCCGCCCTGCAGGCCGAAATCAAGGAAGCGTTGTGCGTGGAACGCGTGCGCGGTCCCGAAGAGCGTCAGCGCGTGGCCCTGCAGGCCCGCTTCGGCGCCCTGCAGCCCAAGCTGTCGGAAGCGGTGACGCTGATGGAAACCAATATCGAGGAACCCCTGTCCACCGACGACGTGGCCAACCTGGTCGGCCTTTCGCGGCGCCAGCTGGAACGCCTGTTCAAGCAATACCTGGGCAGCCTGCCCTCGCGCTACTACCTGGAGCTGCGCCTGCGCCGCGCCCGCCAATTACTGCGAGAAACAAACCATTCCATTGTCCAAGTCGGCTTGATGTGTGGTTTTTCCTCCGGCTCGCACTTCTCCACCGCCTTCGGCGCCCTGTTCGGCAACACCCCGCGCGAAGAGCGCCAGCGCAAGCTCGCCGCCTCCTGA
- a CDS encoding MarR family winged helix-turn-helix transcriptional regulator — translation MGNRYLKSIRLLAECMQAFERLSGEHVRQCGLTHAQFDIIATLGNTPGMSYKELGEKTLITKGTLTGVIERLEAKGLVERERSEDDKRSFFIRLTAGGERLFHEVFPRVVSQGGAVFAAYREEDFETLEKTLSGLKQTIMAAGHKAD, via the coding sequence ATGGGGAATCGATATTTGAAAAGCATCCGCTTGCTGGCCGAGTGCATGCAGGCTTTCGAACGGCTGTCCGGCGAGCATGTGCGCCAGTGCGGCCTGACCCATGCGCAATTCGACATCATCGCCACCCTGGGCAACACGCCCGGCATGTCCTATAAAGAGCTGGGGGAGAAAACCCTGATCACCAAGGGCACGCTGACCGGCGTCATCGAGCGCCTGGAAGCCAAGGGCCTGGTCGAGCGCGAGCGCAGCGAGGACGATAAGCGTTCCTTCTTCATCCGTCTGACGGCCGGAGGAGAACGCCTGTTCCACGAGGTGTTCCCGCGCGTGGTGTCGCAAGGCGGCGCAGTGTTCGCGGCTTACCGCGAGGAAGATTTCGAAACCCTGGAAAAAACCCTGTCCGGACTCAAGCAGACCATCATGGCCGCTGGCCATAAAGCTGACTGA
- the tgt gene encoding tRNA guanosine(34) transglycosylase Tgt, translating to MLEFKLIKTDTTGKTKARRGTVKLNHGEVQTPIFMPVGTYGSVKAMSPLELKEIGAQIILGNTFHLWLRPGNDVMSKFGGLHGFMGWDKPILTDSGGFQVFSLGEMRKITEEGVHFNSPINGDKLFLSPEISMQIQRVLNSDIVMQFDECTPYEINGRPATVDEAAKSMRMSLRWAQRSMDEFQRGENPNALFGIVQGGMFESLRDESLAKLEEIDFPGLAIGGLSVGEPKEDMMRVLEHVGPRLPANKPHYLMGVGTPEDLVAGVSNGVDMFDCVMPTRNARNGWIFTRFGDVKIKNARYKDDKAPLDETCSCYACRNFSRAYLHHLHRAQEILGARLNTIHNLHYYLDIMRQMREALDEDRFPAWVQQFHADRARGV from the coding sequence ATGCTGGAATTTAAACTCATCAAGACCGACACCACGGGCAAGACCAAAGCCCGTCGCGGCACCGTGAAACTGAACCACGGCGAGGTGCAAACCCCGATCTTCATGCCGGTCGGCACCTATGGTTCGGTGAAAGCCATGTCGCCGCTGGAACTGAAGGAAATCGGCGCCCAGATCATCCTCGGCAACACCTTCCACCTCTGGCTGCGTCCCGGCAACGACGTGATGTCCAAGTTCGGCGGCCTGCACGGCTTCATGGGCTGGGATAAGCCCATCCTGACCGACTCCGGCGGCTTCCAGGTGTTCTCGCTGGGCGAGATGCGCAAGATCACGGAAGAGGGCGTGCATTTCAACTCGCCCATCAACGGCGACAAGCTCTTCCTCTCGCCGGAAATCTCGATGCAGATCCAGCGCGTGCTCAATTCCGACATCGTGATGCAGTTCGACGAATGCACGCCGTATGAAATCAACGGCCGTCCCGCCACCGTGGACGAAGCGGCCAAGTCGATGCGCATGTCCCTGCGCTGGGCCCAGCGCTCGATGGATGAATTCCAGCGCGGCGAAAACCCGAACGCGCTGTTCGGCATCGTCCAGGGCGGCATGTTCGAGTCGCTGCGCGACGAATCGCTGGCCAAGCTGGAAGAGATCGATTTCCCCGGCCTGGCCATCGGCGGCCTGTCCGTGGGCGAGCCGAAGGAAGACATGATGCGCGTGCTGGAACATGTCGGTCCGCGCCTGCCTGCCAACAAGCCGCACTATCTGATGGGCGTCGGCACGCCGGAAGACCTGGTGGCCGGCGTGTCCAACGGCGTCGATATGTTCGACTGCGTGATGCCAACCCGGAATGCGCGCAATGGCTGGATCTTCACCCGCTTTGGCGACGTGAAAATCAAGAACGCCCGTTACAAGGACGACAAGGCGCCGCTGGACGAGACTTGCAGCTGCTACGCCTGCCGCAACTTCTCGCGCGCCTACCTGCACCATCTGCACCGTGCCCAGGAAATCCTCGGCGCCCGCCTGAACACCATCCACAATCTGCACTACTACCTGGACATCATGCGCCAGATGCGCGAAGCCCTGGATGAGGACCGTTTCCCGGCCTGGGTTCAGCAATTCCACGCCGACCGCGCCCGCGGCGTGTAG
- a CDS encoding DMT family transporter produces MSQHARGILALLLVTVVWGTTFPAMKDMTGYLSANWIVVSRFALAGVLLSPFLLRARWKDLHYGFLAGLVLFFCYLFQVEGLALTTSNRNAFICGLNVLVPPLLGRLLGRKAEGRIVLALALAMAGLFALCWDGNLAWSRGDTLALLAALCFGVYILMMEAFSRKAERLMTLTAAQIWTVAICAGLWILLREVPRGQIDVHQDQLNYWAYVWQGLKLYSVNLIYLGVVATAAIISLQTWGQSHATANEAAVIYAFEPGCAAIFAYFWLGETLGWTGLLGAVLLISGMIVSQWNTTPRPTASLAPE; encoded by the coding sequence ATGTCTCAACACGCGCGCGGCATTCTGGCCCTCTTGCTGGTTACGGTGGTCTGGGGCACGACCTTCCCGGCCATGAAGGATATGACCGGCTATCTGTCGGCCAACTGGATCGTGGTCAGCCGCTTCGCGCTGGCCGGCGTGCTGCTTTCGCCCTTCCTGCTGCGCGCCCGCTGGAAAGACTTGCATTACGGCTTCCTGGCGGGGCTGGTGCTGTTCTTCTGCTACCTGTTCCAGGTAGAAGGGCTGGCCCTGACCACCTCCAACCGCAACGCCTTCATCTGCGGCCTGAACGTGCTGGTGCCGCCGCTGCTGGGCCGCCTGCTGGGGCGCAAGGCCGAGGGCCGCATCGTGCTGGCCCTGGCGCTGGCCATGGCCGGCCTGTTCGCCCTATGCTGGGACGGCAATCTGGCCTGGAGCCGTGGTGACACCCTGGCCCTGCTGGCGGCGCTGTGTTTCGGCGTCTACATCTTGATGATGGAAGCCTTCTCGCGCAAGGCCGAGCGCCTGATGACTTTGACGGCGGCCCAGATCTGGACCGTGGCCATCTGCGCCGGCCTGTGGATACTGTTGCGCGAAGTGCCGCGCGGCCAGATCGACGTGCACCAGGACCAGCTCAATTACTGGGCCTATGTCTGGCAGGGACTGAAGCTGTATAGCGTGAACCTGATCTACCTGGGCGTGGTGGCCACGGCTGCCATCATCTCGCTGCAAACCTGGGGCCAGAGCCATGCCACGGCCAATGAGGCGGCCGTGATCTATGCGTTCGAGCCGGGCTGCGCCGCCATCTTCGCCTATTTCTGGCTGGGTGAGACCCTGGGCTGGACCGGCCTGCTCGGCGCGGTACTGTTGATCTCCGGTATGATAGTCAGCCAATGGAACACCACGCCGCGCCCCACCGCCTCGCTGGCGCCGGAATAA
- a CDS encoding YafY family protein — MSRTGRLFQLMDALRGNRRPVTAAVLAEKLGVSERTIYRDMQTLAELGAPLQGEAGVGYLLRTGFFMPPLMFSPDELEALVLGARWVRQQGDAGLAQAANNALAKIATATPKDLRDDMAETSLWVPLFPDSAGLDPFMQPVREAIRRQHKLRIAYRDEKGTASERVVWPFALAFFQGLRVLAAWCEMRQALRHFRIDRISAAEPLAEGYPTPRHALLKRWREENNIPPQDY, encoded by the coding sequence ATGAGCCGTACCGGCCGATTGTTTCAGCTGATGGATGCGCTGCGCGGCAACCGCCGCCCGGTCACGGCGGCGGTGCTGGCGGAGAAGCTGGGCGTGTCCGAACGCACCATTTACCGCGATATGCAGACCTTGGCCGAACTGGGCGCGCCGCTACAGGGCGAGGCCGGTGTCGGTTATCTGCTGCGCACCGGCTTTTTCATGCCGCCGCTGATGTTCAGCCCCGATGAGCTGGAGGCGCTGGTGCTGGGCGCGCGCTGGGTGCGCCAGCAGGGCGATGCGGGCCTGGCGCAGGCGGCCAATAATGCGCTGGCCAAGATCGCTACCGCCACGCCCAAGGATCTGCGCGACGATATGGCCGAAACCAGTCTCTGGGTGCCGCTGTTTCCTGACAGCGCAGGCCTGGACCCCTTCATGCAGCCGGTGCGCGAGGCGATCCGGCGCCAGCACAAGCTGCGCATCGCTTACCGCGACGAAAAGGGGACGGCCTCCGAGCGCGTGGTCTGGCCTTTTGCGCTGGCGTTTTTCCAGGGGCTGCGCGTGCTGGCGGCCTGGTGCGAAATGCGCCAGGCGCTGCGCCACTTCCGCATCGACCGCATCAGCGCCGCTGAGCCGCTGGCCGAAGGCTATCCGACGCCACGCCATGCCCTGCTCAAGCGCTGGCGCGAAGAGAACAATATTCCGCCGCAAGACTACTGA
- the secD gene encoding protein translocase subunit SecD, with amino-acid sequence MNRYPVWKYIIIAVAVLFGALYTAPNYFGESPALQITSGKSTVKVNSDTAARVEAVLKQENIPNNGVSLDVGTSHSVRARFADTDSQFKARLALEKGLNPDPADQAYIVTVNLMPNTPQWMQKLHALPMFLGLDLRGGVHFLMQVDTKAALTKRVQGFQAAIRSELRDKSVRHAGIDRVGNTVEIKFREAETRKKAKDVLSGQMPDLVFAEAADGADLKLVASLKPAALKETLDNGVKQNIATLQNRVNELGVSEPIIQQQGADRIVVQLPGVQDVARAKSIIGRTATLEVRMVDDTITPGTELNASIPYNSELFTAGKGTPVVLFKDVVLTGDYISSATASLDENHQPAVSIDLNGDGGRKMRDATRERVGKRMAIVLFEKGKPEVLSVATVQQELGSRFRITGMGSMENSAELALLLRAGALYAPMEAIEERTIGPQLGAENVTKGLHSTMYGFAAIAVFMIAYYMMFGFFSVLALAVNVLLLVAILSVMQATLTLPGIAAIALALGMAIDANVLINERVREELRAGASAQAAISAGFDRAWATILDSNVTTLIVGLALLVFGSGAVRGFAVVHCLGILTSMFSAVFVSRGVVNLWYGRKKKLQSLSIGTVWVPDQAKAK; translated from the coding sequence ATGAATCGCTATCCTGTCTGGAAATACATCATCATCGCCGTGGCCGTGCTTTTCGGCGCGCTGTACACGGCGCCGAACTACTTCGGCGAATCGCCTGCACTGCAAATCACGAGCGGCAAATCCACCGTCAAGGTGAACAGCGATACCGCTGCCCGCGTGGAAGCGGTCCTGAAGCAGGAAAATATCCCGAACAATGGCGTCAGCCTCGACGTCGGCACCAGCCACTCCGTGCGTGCCCGCTTCGCTGACACCGACAGCCAATTCAAGGCCCGTCTGGCCCTGGAAAAAGGCTTGAACCCCGATCCTGCCGACCAGGCTTATATCGTCACCGTCAACCTGATGCCGAACACCCCGCAGTGGATGCAGAAATTGCATGCCCTGCCGATGTTCCTGGGCCTGGACCTGCGCGGCGGCGTGCACTTCCTGATGCAGGTCGATACCAAGGCGGCGCTGACCAAGCGCGTGCAAGGCTTCCAGGCGGCTATCCGCTCTGAATTGCGCGACAAGAGCGTGCGTCACGCCGGCATCGACCGTGTCGGCAACACCGTCGAGATCAAGTTCCGCGAGGCCGAAACCCGCAAGAAGGCCAAGGATGTGCTGTCCGGCCAGATGCCGGACCTGGTCTTTGCCGAAGCTGCCGATGGCGCCGACCTGAAACTGGTGGCCAGCCTGAAACCGGCCGCACTCAAAGAAACGCTGGACAACGGCGTCAAGCAAAACATCGCCACTTTGCAGAACCGCGTCAATGAGCTGGGTGTGAGCGAACCGATCATCCAGCAGCAGGGCGCCGACCGCATCGTGGTGCAGCTGCCGGGCGTGCAGGACGTGGCGCGCGCCAAGTCCATCATCGGCCGTACCGCCACCCTGGAAGTGCGTATGGTGGACGACACCATCACCCCGGGCACGGAGCTGAATGCTTCCATTCCGTACAACTCCGAGCTGTTCACCGCCGGTAAAGGCACTCCGGTCGTGCTGTTCAAGGATGTCGTGCTGACCGGCGACTATATCTCCAGCGCCACCGCCAGCCTCGACGAAAACCACCAGCCAGCCGTCAGCATCGACCTGAATGGCGACGGCGGCCGCAAGATGCGCGACGCCACCCGCGAACGCGTGGGCAAGCGCATGGCGATCGTGCTGTTCGAGAAGGGCAAGCCGGAAGTGCTGTCGGTCGCCACCGTGCAGCAGGAGCTGGGCAGCCGCTTCCGCATCACCGGCATGGGTTCGATGGAAAACTCCGCCGAACTGGCCCTGCTGCTGCGCGCTGGCGCCCTGTACGCGCCAATGGAAGCCATCGAAGAACGCACTATCGGCCCGCAGCTGGGCGCCGAGAACGTGACCAAGGGTCTGCACTCGACGATGTACGGCTTCGCCGCCATCGCCGTGTTCATGATCGCCTACTACATGATGTTCGGCTTCTTCAGCGTGCTGGCGCTGGCTGTCAACGTGCTGCTGCTGGTGGCCATCCTGTCGGTGATGCAGGCCACGCTGACCCTGCCGGGTATCGCCGCTATCGCGCTGGCCCTGGGTATGGCGATTGACGCCAACGTGCTGATTAACGAACGTGTGCGCGAAGAGCTGCGTGCCGGCGCCTCGGCGCAGGCGGCCATCTCGGCCGGCTTCGACCGCGCCTGGGCCACGATTCTGGACTCGAACGTGACCACCCTGATCGTCGGTCTGGCCCTGCTGGTCTTCGGCTCCGGCGCCGTGCGCGGCTTCGCCGTGGTGCACTGCCTGGGTATTCTGACCTCCATGTTCTCCGCCGTCTTCGTGTCGCGCGGCGTGGTCAACCTGTGGTACGGCCGCAAGAAGAAACTGCAGTCGCTCTCCATCGGCACGGTCTGGGTTCCAGACCAGGCCAAGGCGAAGTAA
- a CDS encoding glutathione S-transferase family protein: MRLYHHPVSSNARRVLLTIAQLGIQVDSVELNLMDAEDRRRLGEVNPNSKVPVLEDEGMLLWESCAIMQYLADKTPGQTLYPQELKARADINRWLFWAVQHFSPAIGVFTWERVWKPLVTGGTADPAELKRGGEDLEQFATVLNQHLAGREWICGAGLTLADFAVAAPLMYRERAQLPIDNFPHLLAWFGRVQQLDAWKKTEHVW, encoded by the coding sequence ATGCGCCTCTACCACCACCCCGTATCCTCGAATGCCCGCCGCGTGCTGCTCACCATTGCCCAGCTCGGCATCCAGGTGGATAGCGTCGAGCTGAACCTGATGGATGCGGAAGACCGCCGCCGCCTGGGCGAGGTCAATCCGAACAGCAAGGTGCCGGTGCTGGAGGACGAGGGGATGCTGCTGTGGGAATCCTGCGCCATCATGCAATACCTGGCGGACAAGACGCCCGGCCAGACCCTCTATCCGCAGGAACTCAAGGCGCGCGCCGACATCAACCGCTGGCTGTTCTGGGCAGTCCAGCATTTCTCGCCCGCCATCGGCGTGTTCACCTGGGAGCGCGTGTGGAAGCCGCTCGTCACCGGCGGCACGGCCGACCCGGCTGAGCTGAAGCGCGGCGGCGAAGATCTGGAGCAGTTCGCCACCGTGCTGAACCAGCATCTGGCCGGCCGTGAATGGATCTGCGGCGCTGGTCTGACCCTGGCCGACTTTGCCGTGGCCGCGCCGCTGATGTACCGCGAGCGCGCTCAGCTGCCCATCGACAACTTCCCGCACCTGCTGGCCTGGTTTGGCCGCGTGCAGCAGCTCGACGCCTGGAAGAAAACCGAGCATGTCTGGTAA
- the astC gene encoding acetylornithine/succinylornithine family transaminase translates to MNAKLDSTVTTRPVTRQTFDDVLVPTYAPAAMVPVRASGLDLWDQNGKHYLDFTSGIAVASLGHCNPALVETLTQQANTLWHLGNGYTNEPVLRLALALTEATFADRAFFCNSGAEANEAALKLARKHAHTKFGAHKSRVVSCLNSFHGRTLFTVSVGGQAKYTEGFEPLPPSIDHIPYNDIEAARAAIGDDVCAVIVEPVQGEGGVMPGNPEYLRELRELCNKTGALLIFDEVQSGMGRTGALFAYQGYGVTPDILTAAKALGNGYPIGAMLTTNELAQTLSVGTHGTTYGGNPMAASVALKVLETINQPAFLARVKEASVNLIAKLETLVKDYPNVFSAVRGSGLLLGVVVAEAFKGRSKDIQRAAEAQGLMVLIAGTDVLRLAPALIVSDAQIDEADRLLRLALNELTKPA, encoded by the coding sequence ATGAATGCAAAGCTTGATTCGACTGTAACCACTCGCCCTGTTACCCGACAGACTTTTGACGACGTGCTCGTGCCGACCTACGCGCCTGCCGCGATGGTGCCGGTGCGCGCTTCGGGCCTGGACCTGTGGGACCAGAACGGCAAGCATTATCTGGACTTCACGTCGGGCATCGCCGTCGCCTCCCTCGGCCACTGCAACCCGGCCCTGGTCGAGACCCTGACCCAGCAGGCTAATACCCTGTGGCACCTGGGCAATGGCTACACCAATGAGCCGGTGCTGCGCCTGGCCCTGGCCCTGACCGAAGCCACCTTCGCCGACCGCGCCTTCTTCTGCAATTCCGGTGCCGAAGCCAACGAGGCGGCCCTGAAACTGGCGCGTAAGCACGCCCACACCAAATTCGGCGCGCACAAATCGCGCGTCGTGTCCTGCCTGAACTCCTTCCACGGCCGCACCCTGTTCACCGTGTCGGTGGGCGGCCAGGCGAAATACACCGAAGGCTTCGAACCGCTGCCGCCGTCGATCGACCACATTCCGTACAACGATATCGAAGCGGCGCGCGCCGCCATCGGCGACGATGTGTGCGCCGTGATCGTGGAACCGGTGCAGGGCGAGGGCGGCGTGATGCCGGGCAATCCCGAATACCTGCGCGAGCTGCGCGAACTGTGCAACAAGACCGGCGCCCTGCTGATCTTCGACGAAGTGCAGTCCGGCATGGGCCGTACCGGCGCGCTGTTCGCCTACCAGGGCTATGGTGTGACCCCGGACATCCTGACCGCCGCCAAAGCGCTGGGCAATGGCTACCCGATCGGCGCCATGCTGACCACCAACGAGCTGGCCCAGACCCTGAGCGTGGGTACCCACGGCACCACCTACGGCGGCAACCCGATGGCCGCTTCCGTGGCGCTGAAAGTGCTGGAAACGATCAACCAGCCGGCCTTCCTGGCGCGCGTGAAGGAAGCCAGCGTGAATCTGATCGCCAAGCTGGAAACCCTGGTCAAGGATTATCCGAACGTGTTCTCCGCCGTGCGCGGCAGCGGCCTGCTGCTGGGCGTGGTGGTGGCCGAAGCCTTCAAGGGCCGCTCGAAAGACATCCAGCGCGCCGCCGAAGCGCAAGGCCTGATGGTGCTGATCGCCGGCACCGACGTGCTGCGCCTGGCGCCGGCCCTGATCGTCTCCGACGCCCAGATCGATGAGGCGGACCGCCTGCTGCGCCTGGCGCTGAACGAGCTGACCAAGCCAGCGTAA
- the secF gene encoding protein translocase subunit SecF produces the protein MEFFRIKKDIPFMRHALIFNVVSALTFVAAVFFLATKGLHLSVEFKGGTVMEVKYPKAANLDAIRHTLETLGYEQPEVTSFDTARDAMIRLPITPGASSSDTSQKVFQALCKAENGSTKQLDKVTDKGEHLTKIGCVDAAGNESVMLQKVEFIGPQVGGELAQNGLNALVMVIVGVMIYLAIRFEWKYAVAAIVANLHDVVIILGFFAFFQWEFSLTVLAAVLAVLGYSVNESVVIFDRIRENFRKQRKASVHEVIDNAITSTISRTIITHGCTQMMVLSMLFLGGPTLHFFAIALTIGICFGIYSSVFVAAAVAMWLGVKREDLIKPIKEKDETDGAVV, from the coding sequence ATGGAATTTTTCCGCATTAAAAAAGACATCCCCTTCATGCGCCACGCGTTGATCTTCAACGTGGTGTCGGCGCTGACCTTCGTGGCGGCGGTGTTCTTCCTGGCGACCAAGGGTCTGCACCTGTCGGTCGAGTTCAAGGGCGGCACCGTGATGGAGGTGAAATATCCGAAGGCGGCCAATCTGGACGCCATCCGTCACACGCTGGAAACGCTGGGCTATGAACAGCCCGAAGTGACCAGCTTCGACACCGCGCGCGACGCCATGATCCGCCTGCCGATCACGCCTGGCGCCAGCAGCTCGGACACCTCGCAAAAGGTTTTCCAGGCGCTGTGCAAGGCTGAAAACGGCAGCACCAAGCAGCTCGACAAGGTGACCGACAAGGGCGAACACCTGACCAAGATCGGTTGCGTGGACGCGGCGGGCAATGAGTCTGTGATGCTGCAGAAGGTCGAGTTCATCGGCCCGCAGGTCGGCGGCGAGCTGGCGCAGAACGGCTTGAACGCGCTGGTGATGGTGATTGTCGGCGTGATGATCTACCTCGCCATCCGCTTCGAATGGAAGTACGCGGTGGCGGCGATTGTCGCCAACTTGCACGACGTGGTGATCATTCTCGGCTTCTTCGCCTTCTTCCAGTGGGAGTTCTCGCTGACTGTGCTGGCCGCGGTGTTGGCGGTGCTGGGCTACTCGGTCAACGAATCGGTGGTTATCTTCGACCGTATCCGCGAAAACTTCCGCAAGCAGCGCAAGGCTTCGGTGCATGAAGTGATCGACAACGCGATCACCAGCACCATCTCGCGTACCATCATCACCCACGGCTGTACCCAGATGATGGTGCTGTCGATGCTCTTCCTCGGTGGCCCGACCCTGCACTTCTTCGCCATCGCACTGACCATCGGCATTTGCTTCGGCATTTACTCCTCGGTCTTCGTGGCCGCCGCCGTCGCCATGTGGCTGGGCGTCAAGCGCGAAGACCTGATCAAGCCGATCAAGGAAAAAGACGAAACCGACGGTGCTGTAGTCTAA